In Rattus rattus isolate New Zealand chromosome 9, Rrattus_CSIRO_v1, whole genome shotgun sequence, a genomic segment contains:
- the LOC116910203 gene encoding olfactory receptor 3A1, translated as MQQVPKANGTTVAEFILLGLVETPELWPVVFILFLLAYMTTVGGNLSILAAVLVEPKLHTPMYFFLGNLSVMDVGCISVTIPSMLVRLLAHKLTVPYGDCLTQLFFFHLLAGVDCFLLTAMAYDRFLAICRPLTYSTRMNHSVQRILVASSWACAFSNALTHTVAISTLHFCGPNVINHFYCDLPQLFQLSCSSTQINELLLFGVGFIMAGTPMALIFTSYIHVAAAVLRIRSAEGRKKAFSTCSSHLTVVAIFYGTGMFNYMRLGSTKLSDKDKAIGIFNTVINPMLNPLIYSLRNPDVQAALWRVLTGRWPAA; from the coding sequence ATGCAGCAAGTTCCTAAAGCCAATGGAACCACTGTGGCTGAGTTCATCCTGCTGGGTTTGGTGGAGACACCAGAGCTGTGGCCAGTTGTCTTCATACTCTTCCTCTTGGCTTACATGACCACTGTTGGGGGCAACCTGAGCATCCTGGCAGCTGTCTTGGTGGAACCCAAACTGCACacgcccatgtacttcttcctgggGAATCTGTCAGTGATGGATGTGGGGTGCATCAGTGTCACTATTCCCTCCATGTTGGTTCGGCTCTTGGCCCACAAGCTTACAGTTCCATATGGAGACTGCCTCACACAGCTCTTCTTTTTCCATCTGCTGGCTGGGGTTGACTGCTTCCTATTGACAGCCATGGCTTATGACCGCTTCCTGGCCATCTGCCGGCCCCTTACCTATAGCACCCGAATGAACCATTCAGTCCAGAGGATTTTGGTGGCCTCATCCTGGGCTTGTGCCTTCAGCAATGCACTGACTCACACTGTAGCCATATCCACACTTCACTTCTGTGGCCCCAATGTAATCAATCACTTCTACTGTGACCTTCCCCAGCTCTTCCAGCTCTCCTGCTCCAGTACCCAGATCAATGAACTGCTTCTTTTTGGAGTGGGTTTCATAATGGCAGGAACCCCCATGGCACTCATTTTCACCTCCTACATCCATGTGGCAGCTGCTGTTCTGCGAATTCGCTCtgctgaaggcaggaagaaagctTTCTCTACATGCAGCTCTCACCTCACTGTGGTGGCCATATTCTATGGCACAGGCATGTTTAACTACATGAGACTTGGTTCCACCAAACTTTCAGATAAGGATAAAGCTATTGGGATTTTCAACACTGTCATCAACCCTATGCTGAACCCACTTATCTACAGTCTCAGGAACCCTGATGTTCAGGCTGCCCTCTGGAGGGTACTCACAGGGAGATGGCCAGCAGCTTGA